From Oreochromis aureus strain Israel breed Guangdong linkage group 4, ZZ_aureus, whole genome shotgun sequence, a single genomic window includes:
- the cdk21 gene encoding cyclin-dependent kinase 4, giving the protein MSIGTQPLCYELLAEVGQGYYGKVYKAREVGEKQRLLAVKKFTIHGDTSESGIPAFMIREVALLRKMQHFNHPNIVKLLDASAVPVGVSLDLTLVLEYIDQDLSTYLSKAPASGLSRDCIKDVMQQLLQGLDFLHMNMVLHRDLKPENVLISSRGEVKIADFGLARILTFNIALTPGVVTLWYRAPEVLLNSVYMSSVDMWSAGCIFAELFLLRPLFRGYTEVQQLQKIFQVIGLPGEEDWPTDSPISYSVNWGPQGSLTKLLPNLGPDENDLLSQCLVFRPNRRISAAKALAHPFFMKP; this is encoded by the exons ATGAGCATCGGCACTCAACCTTTGTGCTACGAGCTCTTGGCAGAAGTAGGACAAGGCTACTATGGTAAAGTGTACAAAGCCAGAGAGGTGGGAGAGAAACAGCGCCTCCTCGCGGTGAAGAAGTTCACCATCCACGGAGACACGTCGGAATCAGGGATCCCTGCCTTCATGATCCGAGAGGTGGCGCTGCTGCGCAAGATGCAGCACTTTAACCATCCCAACATAGTCAA GCTGTTGGATGCATCTGCTGTACCAGTGGGCGTGAGCCTGGACCTCACATTGGTCCTTGAATACATTGACCAGGACCTGTCCACCTACCTCTCAAAAGCTCCTGCTTCTGGACTGAGCCGTGACTGCATAAAG GATGTGATGCAGCAGTTGCTGCAGGGCCTGGACTTCCTACACATGAACATGGTGCTGCACCGAGACCTAAAACCAGAAAACGTCCTCATCAGCAGCCGTGGAGAAGTCAAGATCGCAGACTTTGGACTGGCACGGATCCTCACCTTTAATATCGCTCTTACCCCAGGT GTGGTGACACTCTGGTATCGAGCTCCTGAGGTGCTGCTGAACTCTGTTTACATGTCCTCGGTGGACATGTGGAGTGCTGGATGCATCTTTGCTGAGCTCTTCCTCTTGAG GCCGTTGTTTCGGGGATACACAGAGGTGCAGCAGCTGCAAAAAATCTTCCA GGTGATTGGTTTGCCTGGTGAGGAGGACTGGCCCACAGACAGCCCGATCTCATATTCAGTCAACTGGGGCCCTCAAGGCTCTCTGACCAAGCTGCTGCCCAACCTGGGCCCAGATGAGAATGACCTCTTGTCT CAATGTTTGGTATTCAGACCGAATCGCCGCATCTCAGCCGCCAAAGCCCTGGCTCATCCTTTCTTCATGAAGCCCTGA
- the retsat gene encoding all-trans-retinol 13,14-reductase, whose product MEPNEEVNTVTVPTGFGRGAMMIAVGIICAALVIFLLHYVFGGRGPDPFEKDTREPLKKRVYDKKEKNKVLKQGFVANRVPENLDAVVIGSGVGGLGLAVLLAKVGKRVLVLEQHSRAGGCCHTFTEKGFEFDVGIHYIGELLDHKPFRCMLDQMTNGQLEWEPLENPFDHVVLGPPENRRRYPIYSGRTRFTDELKKCFPGEEKAIDEFMKLAKKTGNGVWFLALLKILPLPLAKFLVHTGLVRHLSFFFKMAPRSLTDVVNELTENKDLRAVFSYIFGTYGKIPKDASFAMHSLLITHYLNGAWYPKGGASEIAYHMIPIIEKAGGAVLVRAPVNRILFNDAKEACGVSVMKGQEEVHIHAPMIISDAGIFNTYQKLIPKDLQTMPAIQKQLSMLKHGEGGLSIFMGLNGTKEELGLKSDNYWIFAENNFDELVGNYMKKDREEAAKNVPLLFVASPSAKDPTWEARSPGKSTLSLVTFAKYEWFEEWKDGKVTNRGRDYMELKQAFIDTILEVVMDVFPKITRDKIEYIDAGTPITNTHYIGAPKGEIYGADHGISRFDPELNITVRAETPLKNLYLTGQDVFLCGFAGALAGALTCGSAILNRNLHLDTIALAKRTKFINYKLKGE is encoded by the exons ATGGAACCCAATGAGGAAGTGAACACCGTGACTGTGCCGACTGGTTTCGGAAGGGGCGCAATGATGATCGCTGTGGGCATTATTTGTGCGGCGTTGgtcatatttttattacattatgTCTTCGGCGGCCGTGGGCCTGATCCCTTTGAGAAGGACACTCGTGAACCGCTAAAGAAGAGAGTTTACgacaagaaagagaaaaataaagtgcTGAAGCAAG GTTTTGTGGCCAATAGAGTACCGGAGAACCTGGATGCCGTCGTCATCGGCAGTGGGGTTGGTGGGCTCGGACTTGCCGTGCTGCTTGCAAAAGTTGGAAAAAGGGTTTTGGTTCTGGAGCAGCACAGCCGGGCCGGAGGATGCTGCCACACGTTCACTGAGAAGGGCTTTGAGTTTGATGTTG GAATCCACTACATTGGCGAACTGTTGGACCACAAGCCGTTTCGATGCATGCTGGATCAGATGACCAATGGACAGCTAGAGTGGGAGCCTCTGGAGAACCCATTCGACCATGTTGTGCTGGGACCTCCAGAAAACCGCCGCCGGTACCCCATCTACAGTGGCAGGACTCGCTTCACAGATGAACTGAAGAAGTGTTTCCCAGGAGAGGAAAAGGCTATTGATGAGTTCATGAAACTGGCCAAG AAAACTGGAAACGGAGTTTGGTTCCTCGCTCTTCTGAAGATTCTCCCTCTCCCACTGGCTAAGTTCCTGGTTCACACCGGCCTAGTCAGGCATCTGTCTTTCTTCTTCAAGATGGCTCCCCGCAGCCTGACAGATGTGGTCAACGAGCTGACAGAGAACAAGGACCTCAGGGCTGTCTTCAGCTACATCTTTGGCACCTATG GTAAAATTCCCAAAGATGCCAGCTTTGCCATGCACAGTTTGCTGATCACCCACTACCTGAATGGCGCCTGGTACCCTAAAGGCGGAGCTAGTGAGATTGCCTACCATATGATCCCCATCATTGAAAAGGCAGGGGGCGCTGTTCTGGTTCGAGCTCCAGTCAATCGCATCTTATTCAACGATGCCAAGGAAGCTTGTG GTGTCAGCGTAATGAAAGGTCAGGAGGAAGTACACATCCATGCTCCTATGATCATCTCTGACGCTGGCATTTTCAACACATACCAGAAGCTGATTCCCAAAGACCTCCAGACCATGCCAG CTATCCAGAAGCAGCTGAGTATGCTGAAGCATGGTGAAGGTGGTCTGAGCATTTTCATGGGTCTGAATGGGACGAAGGAGGAGCTGGGCCTGAAATCAGACAACTACTGGATCTTTGCTGAGAACAATTTCGATGAACT ggtcGGGAATTATATGAAGAAAGACAGGGAAGAGGCAGCAAAAAATGTACCTCTCCTCTTTGTCGCCTCTCCCTCAGCTAAAGATCCTACTTGGGAGGCGAGATCGCCAG GGAAGTCTACTTTGAGTCTGGTCACTTTTGCCAAATATGAATGGTTTGAGGAGTGGAAGGACGGCAAGGTGACAAACAGAGGGCGCGACTACATGGAGCTGAAACAGGCATTCATTGACACCATTCTAGAAGTAGTAATGGATGTTTTCCCCAAGATCACCAGAGACAAG ATTGAATACATTGATGCTGGTACTcccatcacaaacacacactacaTCGGAGCTCCCAAAGGTGAGATCTATGGCGCAGATCACGGCATCAGCCGGTTCGACCCTGAGCTGAACATTACCGTGAGAGCTGAGACGCCACTGAAGAACCTCTATCTGAcag GCCAGGATGTGTTTCTGTGCGGTTTCGCCGGCGCCCTCGCCGGAGCTCTCACTTGCGGCTCTGCCATTCTCAACCGAAACCTCCATCTGGATACCATCGCCTTGGCAAAGAGGACAAAATTTATTAATTACAAGCTGAAAGGGGAGTAA